From the genome of Terriglobales bacterium:
GCAACATCCGCATCCGGACGCAGAACGGGCCGGTCGACATCCAGCTCTCGGGCACGGAGTGGTCCGGGCAGGGGCTCGACGCCTCCGCGCAGAACGGCCCCATCAAGCTGCGCATCCCGACGAACTACCGGTCGGGCGTCGAGGTCACGTCGCGCGGCTACAGCCCGTTCCACTGCGACAGCGACGCATGCGCCGGCGCGACCAGGGACTGGGATGATCGCAACAAGAGCGTGCGGCTGGGCAAGAGCAACAACACCGTGGTCCGGATGTCGACGGTGAACGGGCCGGTGTCGATCGTGTCGACCATGCAGTAGATGGCCGCTTGACGATTGCCGATCGGGGCGCGACCGACGTCGCGCCCCTTCCCTTTCCACAGACGAGATCGGCGATCGGCGATTGAAGATCGGCGATCAGGCGGAGCGCTTGCGCGCGGGCGCGGCCGCGAGCGCGAGCGGCAGGCGGGCCGCGCCGTAGAGGCCGGCGTCGGAGCCGAGCAGGGCGCGCGTCACGATGGTGGTGGGGCGTCCCTGGGCGCCGTCGGGCGCGGTCGCGCGCAGCACGAAGGAGCGCCGCGTCGCCTCTTCCATCATGGCGGGCGCGAAGGCTTCCCAGGCGCTGGCGACGCCGCCGCCCACGACGATCATCGGGACGTTGAAGATGTTCACCAGGTCGGCGACGGCGATGCCGAGCGACCAGCCGACGCGGTTGAAGATGGCCTTGGCGGGCGCGTCACCCTGCACCGCCATCTGGTACACGCTCTTCGCGCTGAACTCGACGTTGCCCTCGGCGGCGCGCGCCAGCTCGGGCGCGTGGCCGCTCTCGATCAGCTCCAGCGCCATGCGCTTCACGGCGGTGGCGGAGGCGAACTGCTCCAGGCAGCCGCGGTTGCCGCAGCCGCAGGGCGGGCCGTTGGGATCGACGGTGATGTGGCCGAGCTCGCCGGCCATGCCGGTCATGCCGCGCCAGGGCTCGCCGGCGATCACGATGCCGCCGCCCACGCCGGTACCGAGCGTGAGCATGCACATGGAATCGTAGTCGCGCGCGGCGCCCAGCCAGGTCTCGCCCAGCGCGGCGGCGTTGGCGTCGTTCTCGAGGATGACGGGGGCCTTGATGCGATGCTCGATCTCGTCGCGCACCGGGTAGTCGTGCCAGCCGGGAAGGTTGGGCGACTCGCGCAGCATGCCGGTGCTCATGTCGATGATGCCGGGCACGCCGACGCCGATGCCGGCGAGGTTGCCGCGGCCCTGGAACTTGGCGGCGAGCTCGAGGATGAGCCGCGCCATGTCATTGATGACGTGGTCGCGGCCCTTGGCGACCTCGGTGCCGCTGGTGACTTTTTCGAGCAG
Proteins encoded in this window:
- a CDS encoding ROK family protein; the encoded protein is MPFFAIGVDLGGTNLRAAAVDDAGRLLEKVTSGTEVAKGRDHVINDMARLILELAAKFQGRGNLAGIGVGVPGIIDMSTGMLRESPNLPGWHDYPVRDEIEHRIKAPVILENDANAAALGETWLGAARDYDSMCMLTLGTGVGGGIVIAGEPWRGMTGMAGELGHITVDPNGPPCGCGNRGCLEQFASATAVKRMALELIESGHAPELARAAEGNVEFSAKSVYQMAVQGDAPAKAIFNRVGWSLGIAVADLVNIFNVPMIVVGGGVASAWEAFAPAMMEEATRRSFVLRATAPDGAQGRPTTIVTRALLGSDAGLYGAARLPLALAAAPARKRSA